ATGAGCTAAGTAGGTTGGGACATCCATATAAGAAACATAAGGCAACCAAAATGCGTACTGTGCACAAAAAAGGGGGACATAACATAACAAACTACATATTCATTAATCATCCTGCATTGGTGCCCAGAGACGAAGTACATGATTGAGATAAGTGCCAACATCAAACAGGAAATTAAAGAGCCTAAGCAACAAAAGGTACATCAACTAGAGAAAAGTAAACCAAGAATACAATAAGTAGGATGAAATCTAAAACGAGCTAAGCAAGAAGGTTGCAATGCTACAACCACCATCGAAAGAACCAGGAGCTGATGATTGATATGAATGTTAACCAGGCAACCACAAAAGTCTGGGCAAGAGAACCAGAAGCCAGCAAACGAACCAAAAAACCAAAGCAGGTCAAACATAACTTAAGTCATaagagaggggggggggggagactAGATGAGTCTCTCTTCCTCCTCTTTTGAAGGTCTAGCAGCCTTGGAGGCGTTCCGGGATTGAGAAAATCATCATGATCCTCCCAATTATCcaagtcatcatcatcaatcatGTTGAAAGGAACATCATGTTTCTCAGGAGCAAGGCAAATATCACCTGATGGCAGCTCGATTTCAGGGACCACAATGCCAGAGTTCGGAATGACCGTACCCGAGGAAGTGTGATTGTCAATATCATTAACAAAACCATGGAGATCATGAACAAGCCCAGGGGGTTTGAGAGTGATCTTCTCTCCAGTAGTAACTTGGAAATCAGCTAGCTTTGAAAAAAGGGTTATTAACAGGAATCAGATCACCAGCAACAACAAGGTTCTCATCAGCAGATGGGGGTTTTGTAGTCACAGGGGGAACATAAGGGTGAAACCTAGAACGATTACCCTTGACAAAAATACGAGGTTTGGCCCTTCTCTTGGGAAGGACATTACACCAATCTGAAGAACTGGATTTTTCAGGGTGGGTGGGAGCAGTTAAGGAAGCTGAATCAAATTTAGCTACAACCAACTCAAGGCATGGAGGGGGCTTGTTAGGGCAAGAATTCATGGTATGCTTAGGATCCCCACAGAGGGGACACACCTCCCACACACCCTCATAGGAAAGGAAATACTCATGAGATTGGTTCCCAAAGTTAAGAGTGATGGATCTCAGGACCGGTTTAGTGATGTTAAGATTAACACAGACTCTAGCAAACTGACCTTTTTCCACATTTTGTTGGGTAAACCTATCAAGTCTATAATAGGGTGACCAACACAAGACACAATTTGGTTAAGGTGCCTCCAGGCCCAGTATTCCGTAAGCAAGAAGGGAATCTTAATCCACTGGTCCACACTAGTAATACGACATAATTGAGCCCTAAACCCAGGATACCAAGGAACCAGCACGAAATTCAGACCTTGAACAAACCAGGGCCTACCATTCCAGACATCTAACTTAGTGAGAGGGTTATCAAACTGAATTAAGAACCAACCATTACCTAAATACCTGAACCTGATCTCACCCTTAGTGTTGTTCCACTCTTTATTGAGTCTAGCAATGATAGCAGCCTGAGGAATGAACTCACCCCAAGCCCTCCCATAAAAGAAAGATTTTTCCATTAAAGAGATTTCATCATCAGACAGAGTAGGAGCATTCAGAGATATCACAGCGAGAGATTCACTGTGAACCTCTGTAGGGATAGTGTGTGAAGTGTGCGAAGGTGGGGAATTGGGAGCATCAATATAATTGTGACTTCCCACAGATTCTGCATCGGAGTATAATTGGGAGGATCATGATGATTTTCTCAATCCCGGAACGCCTCCAAGGCTGCTAGTCCTTCAAAAGAGGAGGAAGAGAGACTCATCTAGTCTTTCCCCCCCTCCTCTCCTATGACTTAAGTTATGTTTGACCTGCATTGGTTTTTTGGTTCGTTTGCTGGCTTCTGGTTCTCTTGCCCAGACTTTTGTGGTTGCCTGGTTAACATTCCTATTTTCATATTATGTTCATTTAACTTAAGAGAAATTGCAACCGAGTTTAAAAATAAATAGACTCAAGCAATGTTCGTCTAGGAGgttatatatttaaaaaatgAGTCACTTGTAAATCGAATTGAGTTAACAAATTATATTTCTTCGCTTGGATCCCTTTAAGCCGGGTAAAATTTAAATTGAAGCAAACGGATTGTTCAGATCGGaatagggacggagggagtatgaggAAACAGGGATTCGTACCTGCAACATATTGCACATAAAGCCTCAATTTTAATTAGAGCTGGCAAACGTGTCGTGTCGTGTCGTGTCGGGTCGTATTCGTGTTCGTGTCGAATATAAACGGATTGGAAAACCTTAACACTAACCCGACCTGTTCAATAAACGTGTCGTGTAGTGTTGACCTATTTAACTAATTAATCGTGTCAGAAACTCTTGACACTAACCCCTTTTTTTCGTGCTCGGTTCTTGCCGTGTTGTCTTATTTGTTCAATAAAGTTGGCTCCATTTTTCACCGAACATATTAAATTACTAGTTGTTTTTTCTAGGCGGTTTAAGTCGTGTCAGTTTCGTATTGAGAATCTCACTACCCGACCCATCTAATTAAACGTGTCGCGTCGTGTTGACTCGTATCATTAAACGGGTCGTAAATCCTCGACATTAACCCATTTTTTTCGTTTCTGCTTCGTGTCGTATTATCCTGTCCTATCAGATTTTACCAGCTCTAATCTTAACCATTAGACCAATATACACCTCATTGTCACTTTGCTTTGTTTTTATAATTGTTTTGTAGTCTGTGTAGGACCCAAATATTGTAGGCACGaacaccattagcaaaaataaaGCTGCTGCTTGGCGGGCAAAACCTCTGTGATCTTTCGACTATTCCTCAAACACAACACACTCCACACTgtcctccctttctctctcctaacttCGCAAATCATCCCCAGAAAACCTCAAATTGCCACAAAAATGGTGACACGAAGGTTAGCTGAAGTATCTACCAGCGATGACGAGGGCGCTCCCAAGCCTTCCAGCAGCGAAGACGATACTCTTTCCCTTCATAAACGCCGTGACCGCCGCAGTCGCACCATCCGCCGCCGAGCGCCGCTGTCTCCATCTCCGCCTCCCAAGCGTCGCAAGAAGGTTCAGATTCACGACGAAGACGACGATGAAGATGCACAAGAAGCCGGAATTCATGAGAAGGAAGTTGATgacgaggaggaggaggaagaggaagaagaggCTGTTCAGGAGGATGCGAGACCCATTGGGGAAGCCATTAAGGTCTCGGGTAAAGGTAGAGGTCATAAGAAGCACTACAAGGAGTTTGAATTCGACGGTAATCGGTTTGAGTTGGTGAGTTTTCATTTTCTCTCACCTCTTTTTTTACGCAATTTTTAATCTTTTGTCTTGTAATTGATGTTTGATTTGGGTGGGAATCGCGAAATCGTGTTTGTGAGTGGTGTTGTTGAGGAATTGGTGAATAATTGGTGAATGTGATGTTTATTTAGGGGTTTTAGGGTTAGGTTTTATTTTGGTTTTCGTGAAATTATCTGAATAATAATTATTGGATGACATGTTAGTGATGCTTCTGTATATAATGGTCGTAGTTTTGAGCTAATTTCGTTTAGTTAATTTGATTTCTGGCTGTTTCCGATTATAGTTGAATGATGATGGATGGATGGATCCGTGTCAATTATTGTTTCATGGTATCGTAGTTCAAGGATTGCAATATGAGAATAATTTGATAGAAACAGATGGAATTAGTGGGATTTCAGTAAGGATAGACAATGGAGTCTTATTGAAATGCTGAGTAAGGATCTTATGTTTTCTCCCACATTTGTAACTTGTTGGTTTCGAAACATCTCCTGAAGCTTAAAGAGGTTGTCCTCTCTGCTTTCTGTTGTTCATATGTCGTGTTGTTTACATCCATTTATTGGGAATTGAATTATTTGAGAAAATATCTTATATGTCATGTTGTTATTGGGAGTTTATGAAGGTTTTGAAATTGTTAATTGATGTATTCATGCTTGAGTGGTTGTTTTTTTCTCAAAATAAGTTTGAGTAGAACACACCCTAAGTAAATATTGTGAAGCTTCGTCCTACCTTCTTCACCCTCTTTTTTTTGGAGGGATCGGGGGACTTCAAAAGTGAAACCAAATTCTATTCTCATGTATATTGTCAATTTTGCATGCAGGAGGATCCCGTGCTATTGACTCCAGAGGATAAGAGCCAGAAACCTTATGTGGCAATCATCAAGGTAAATTTTTATTAGTGCATTGGATGATATATGTATTGTTGGTTTGAACTCATAATAAGCCCATGTATTAGGACAAAGAAATTGTGTTAGCTTTATATTTTATAAGATCTGTGCAACTGGATTTCTGACTTCGCTTTCTGGAGTTGTGGATGTTATTTGGTTCTCGAAATCCCTTCTTTTTGTAATCTTGAACTTTGTTTTTACCCCCCTTACCAGTCAACACTTTTCATATTCCTTTGGGTTGGGGTTAGGGTTTGTGTGCTTGTGGTGTCAATTCATTTGAAATGAAAGGAAAACGTGTGTTCCAATTTGTGGTATTTTACCCTACACTGGATTAAGTAAAAAAAGAGGGGGAACTTAAGTTGTTTTGAACTCGATGATGACAGACCTTTTTCCTTACAAGTTCTTGGTAATGGAGGGCGTCTGCACTATTTGCGTCCAAATCAATGCTCTACATGGGATACTCTATATAATGAAATTTATTCTGCTGTCCTGTCCGCTTAGTGTAGGCAGCATCCAGTGACCCATGTTCTTAATCCTTGAGTTCAGaattatatactccgtaatatagATGAACTCAAATGTATCTTGTTACTTGTTCTGTTTACAACAATAGTCCAGTATTTTTTTCCACACTGTAGCAGAGTAGGGGGATCTAGTTGTTTACAACCTCACTTCCTAACTAGTGAAAGAATAATAAAATGACTTTCCTTGTTCGATTAAGCTCGAAAGATGGGAGTATGTTCAATGTTTACTCCTTTCACGACTGATAAGTTCTTGCACTTCATGTGAAGGGTTAGGTCCGTCAGGATCAGTTTTTTTCATCCCGTTTCACAATCTACCTTAGTGCAATTTTGGTATTGACTTTTAGTGTTGATGTTTATTGTGCAAATGCAATGTGTGGCACTTGGAGTTGCGTCGATAGGAAAACACCTCCCTGCTGTTCAGATTGTTCACATTTCCTCAACCATGAGTGATTTGGAATATAAAGTCGGGAGACTCAGGATCCTATGAGAATTATTTCTAGATCTACACCTGTGTCTTATTTGTCTGCATATTATTTCGTTATCATGGGCTGATCCTTTCATCCCATCAATAATAAAACCATGGTGAATTTGGTAGTTCTTTCTCTACCATTTATTAGAAGTATCAGAAAGAATATTCTTGGTTCCTACTTCTAGTACTTTatactttaatttttttatttttttatttttataaatgtGTTAAGAGTTTCTCTTCCTTCTTAGCTTAAGTCCCTGCATCCTAGTTCTTCCATAGCACTTTCATTCTTCAATCTTCACCAACTTAACGTGATTAATCTTAAAGTGATGATGTGATAAGTTGATAACAAATGGAGAAGCCAGAATATCAAGGTTGAGGGGGCTAAATTGATGAATtatgttcaataattatgactAAAGAATCATTAACATTTATTTGAAATTGTTGTATACTTGTACTACATTACAAGCTCTAATTTGGTTTAATAAATTAGACTTTGTTTTTTCCCTTATGGATCACATCTTTATGACAATCAAAGTCTTTTTCCTAACCAACGACCAAATATAGAACCATTTTGAGGAACCTTAGGTAGCAAGCTTTAATAGGGGTAACAGCTCCCTTGCTTCCTCTGCCCATGAGCGTCAAAGTCTGATGAGATTGGGTCACAAGATGGTGATAACATAAGCCATAGGATCTCAATTCTCAAACACATTTTGACCTAAATAATATTATGTAATCATTAGTTCTGTAGGCTTCACCTTTTAGTTGTGCTAACATTAGTCTTGCTTCTGGGACACCGCAACAAAAGGGTTTTGAAAGGGGTGTTGGTAATTATGTATTGCTGTGACGTTTCttgttttgtactttgtatgAACTGCAAAGCATAATTAATTGCTTGATTAAAATTACCCCCTTTTGAACCATATTTTTGTTGCAGGAAATAACTCAGAACAAAAAAGGGAACATGATGGTCACTGGACAGTGGTTCTACCGCCCTGAAGAAGCTGACAGGAAAGGTGGTGGAAGTTGGGAGGCCCGTGATACGAGAGAGCTTTTCTACAGTTTCCACCGTGATGATGTTCCTGCAGAGTCTGTGATGCACAAGTGCGTAGTTCATTTTGTGCCATTAAATAAGCAGCTACCTAATCGCAAACAACATCCTGGGTTCATCGTACAGAAGGTGTATGACACCGTAGAGAAGAAGCTGTGGAGGCTCACTGATAAAGATTATGAGGATGGTAAACAAGAAGAAATTGATGTCTTGGTGCAGAAAACAATTTCTCGTCTTGGAGATATTCCTGACGTTGAGGCAGACGATATTCCTACGGTTCAGTTGGAGGAGTTGGTAAGAAACAAGAGAATGCTGAAGAAACGGCACCTATCTCCGATTGATGTGTCAAACGAGGATGAAGGGTCACTCAAGTCTCCTAGAGTTGAGACCCCAGGAAGCTATGTTGCCAATGCATCCAAATACTACACCATCTTGGCTGAAGCAAAAGCGCTGACAAAGGATGTACCGCGAGATAAATGGCTGGAAAAGCTTCTCCAAGGAGTTGAGTCTGTATGTTCTTCGACTGACAATGTGCAAGGAGAAAATAGAGGAACAAGTGGAGCCAATACCATTAACCATTCTAATGGTGATTTGGATTCCCGAGAAGAAAGTATAAAGGTAGGTTCAATTCTTTTAGATTTTCATGGTTTTAGAGCCGAATGCACATTTAAAGAGGGGAGAGGAACATAAATTGACAGAGAGAGGaagggaaggagagagagagagagagagtttgtTAGATAGtccattttttttggtaattcaattttgaaatttgttcaCACCTTATTAACTAAGGGTGATATTAGGCCGAGTTGGAGCTTGAGCTTGCAAGCTCAAATTTGAACTCGAGCTTGTTGAGCATGAAATTTCCAAGCTTGGTTTGACTTATAACTCAACTCGAGCTCAAACCTTGGTAACAAGCTCTAACCAATCAAATAATGTTTCAAGCCACTAAATCCCTATCTCAAGTAATGGCTAGACAGCTAGTCATCTGAAATTTTCATTAGCATTTTGTTAAATCTATGTTATTCTATAGCTCTACTTTAAATTTGTTTCATATGTTTAAGCTTGGTTGCCAGGATTCCGAGCCTAGCCTAGCCTAGCTTGGGCTTTAAAGGTCTTAATTACTGCTCAATTTCAAGTCAATATTTGGACTGATTTGAGCTTGAGTAGCTTGCAATCATAATATTCACAGAATCATCATGATTTTTTTTACAGGGTATCAGTAGTTTTACATGGCCAGATTCTGCTGTTTCAGCCATTGTTGCTTTGGAGAAGGCCTCGCACGAGGCATTTATATCTGATTTTAGCAAATACAATCAGAAGATGAGGCAGCTGTCTTTCAATCTGAAGGTTAGTGTTATCTTCTTCCCTTAGATGGAAAGAGAGTCTGTTGCCTTACTCCGTGCACCTGCTGATATGACTATCAAATGTGTGTCTGCACAATTTGGTCCCCCCAGTACAATGGTTAATTATTTATGATTGTCAGAATGAAGCATGTTGTTTGAAGCAATAGTTCTTGGTTAGATCCAGTTGGTTCTTTGTGAAGCATATCTAGTTCCCAACGGTTTTCTCTTTTATGTGTCTTTACGTATTTAAATCCTAATGGTTTCCTCTTTTATGTGTCTTGCACACTGTATGAGTAATTGCACACTGTGTGGTTACTGTTGGCAAGTCATCTGCTTTTAGTGGGATGGAGTTCAGTCACCTATAGGCTATATTTATGCATGGGTTTAACAGTATCTTTGTTCTTTTCTTATTTTCAGGGCAAACTAGCCGGACGACTGTTGAGTGGAGAATTGGAAcctttgaaaattttgaacatgACACCGACTGAACtaaaggtattttttttttccggggGGGAATGATTAAATGTAATGTTTTCCATTTTTTTAGTAGATTAACGATTGTTTTTCCTTTCGTTAGTAAGCATCTCTTTTCCTAGGGGTGTAATAACTTAACTGCTTATGAGGTCAAATTCTCTAGGATGTGTATCTTATGTTGACAGTTTGTCTACTGCTCTGCAATTTAATATTGACGGAAGTCCATGATGGTCCTGTGCTACTTCTTGGCGTTGCAGTAGCATCCATATACACTCTTCCTTTCTGTTACTATTAGTTCACTGGTGTGTGTTCTGAAGTTAATACGTAGTACTAGctaagttaaaaaaaataggtCAATGGTTGTTTTTAACATCACAATACACAAGGTAGATTGAATTGTCGGGTCTTTTCTCTTTAGATATTATATTTCCAACTTGGTATGCTAAGTCTTTCTTGTTTCTATGCAGGAGGGTTTAACTACAGAGGAAATAACTAGTAATCAGCCTGAGGAGGCAGCAAAAATGCAGGTTAATATTTATTGTTTCGGCAATATAGTGTTGTTTAGTCC
This Spinacia oleracea cultivar Varoflay chromosome 6, BTI_SOV_V1, whole genome shotgun sequence DNA region includes the following protein-coding sequences:
- the LOC110778703 gene encoding uncharacterized protein; translation: MVTRRLAEVSTSDDEGAPKPSSSEDDTLSLHKRRDRRSRTIRRRAPLSPSPPPKRRKKVQIHDEDDDEDAQEAGIHEKEVDDEEEEEEEEEAVQEDARPIGEAIKVSGKGRGHKKHYKEFEFDGNRFELEDPVLLTPEDKSQKPYVAIIKEITQNKKGNMMVTGQWFYRPEEADRKGGGSWEARDTRELFYSFHRDDVPAESVMHKCVVHFVPLNKQLPNRKQHPGFIVQKVYDTVEKKLWRLTDKDYEDGKQEEIDVLVQKTISRLGDIPDVEADDIPTVQLEELVRNKRMLKKRHLSPIDVSNEDEGSLKSPRVETPGSYVANASKYYTILAEAKALTKDVPRDKWLEKLLQGVESVCSSTDNVQGENRGTSGANTINHSNGDLDSREESIKGISSFTWPDSAVSAIVALEKASHEAFISDFSKYNQKMRQLSFNLKGKLAGRLLSGELEPLKILNMTPTELKEGLTTEEITSNQPEEAAKMQMTDALCTRCNVRKVGLVDIIQAGHGDRYQLECVACGNHWYASRDEAAMLTIDGPSAGPSVGSAPWATTKFENVGKKKLVSPRDTDKADATKKPVEASAPILETQKSINKSKSDGITSPRNPK